One genomic window of Elaeis guineensis isolate ETL-2024a chromosome 2, EG11, whole genome shotgun sequence includes the following:
- the LOC105042649 gene encoding auxin-responsive protein SAUR71 has protein sequence MKQMIRRLSRVGDSSQYEGKDGRRRGVPEGHVPVYVGDGEEEVERFVVRAELLSRPAFVELLHRSAQEYGYDQRGVLRIPCPVPVFRRVLRSLLAASAAVAAEEAQVDLLRSFDEEFLALAAS, from the coding sequence ATGAAGCAGATGATCAGACGGCTGTCGAGGGTGGGGGATTCGTCGCAGTATGAGGGAAAGGATGGGCGGCGCCGTGGGGTGCCGGAGGGGCACGTGCCGGTGTACGTGGGAGATggggaggaggaggtggagagaTTCGTGGTCCGGGCCGAGCTGTTGAGCCGGCCGGCCTTCGTCGAGCTCCTCCACCGCTCCGCCCAGGAGTACGGCTACGACCAGCGCGGCGTTCTCCGCATCCCCTGCCCGGTGCCCGTCTTCCGCCGCGTCCTCCGCTCACTCCTCGCTGCCTCCGCCGCCGTAGCCGCCGAGGAGGCCCAGGTGGATCTCCTCCGCTCCTTCGATGAGGAGTTCCTCGCCCTTGCCGCTAGCTAG